The window CCGCGGCCCATGCGCCGCAGATCGCGGTTCCGCCCGAGGCCGCGGAGTTCGTCGCCGCTTATCGGGCCTACGCTGCGAACCCCTTGAACGATGCCTATCTGACCTCCAAATATCGCTATGCGGCCTGGGCTTCGTCGCTCGAAGTCGCAGGGGGAAAAGTTCCCGCAGACAACCTTCGCCTCACGCTCGATTATCGAGCTCCGTTTCACTTGCCCGGAATCGGTCGTCTGCTCGGAGCACGGCAATCGGCCGATGGGCCGTTCGTCATGTCGGTTCGGAGCGTCGTCGAATTGGAAAGCCATGCCCCACACGGCCCTTCCGCCGCCGGCGGCACGACGACGAACGCTGCTCGTCCTTTAGGAATCAGCTATGTCCCGCAAGCCGACTAACAGCGACCGCAGCGCCGCGCAATCGGTCGGCGGCCGTTGCGCGCTCTGGGAACGTCTGCACCGCTCGGAACAAGGGCTGCTTTCTTTCTCGACGTCGATCGCGATGTTGTCGTTTGCGCTGCTGGCGACGTTGGTGCTGAACGTCGGCCAAAGCGTGCGGCAGAAGATCGCCGTGCAAAACTCCGCCGACGCCGCGGCCCAAAGCGCCGCGGTCTGCATGGCGCGCGGCTTGAACGCCGTGACGGCGGCGAATCATCTCCTCGGCGAGTTGACCGCGTTGTGCGTGATGCACGAAGCGCTCGGTGGCCCGGAACTCGACGCCGGCACTTCGCTCCCCTCGGCGAAGTCGCTGGAGTTGAATCAAAAGCTGATCACGATTCTCCCCGCGGCCACGGCAGCCGTCGCTCCTTATGCCACGCTCGGAACGCTCGACGCGCCGGCCGTAACGTTGCTGGTGAAAGACCTCGGAATTCATAAAAGCTGGGCGACCATCTACGACTCGCGTCTCACGCTGAAGTACCACCTTTCGTTGGCCCTCTCGTTGCGCCCTGTCGCGACGGCGCTCAACATCATCCCCGGCGCCGGCCCGACCTTGGCCCTCTCGCTCCACATCGCGATCGCGGCGGTCGTCTCGAAGATCTACATCGAAACGCAACTGCTCGACCTGATCGACATCGTGGCGCAAGGGTTCAGCCCGGCGAAGCTCGCGGTCGAGTCGAGCGTGTTGCCCCTCTTGGCGGGCTACGCCGAGCAAGCGGTCGAGCAAACCCCGCGCGCGGCTGCG of the Planctomycetia bacterium genome contains:
- a CDS encoding pilus assembly protein, yielding MNPFTEIFRSVEVVWLLWLLSIVGAGWCWRAIARCPVRRSPRELVACEAGVSYTLGFVITIPIFALLICLVVDLSLILVTKIGTMYAAYAAARSAVVWAPSGVGSDVVEAKARLAAVQAMTPFASGTAAHAPQIAVPPEAAEFVAAYRAYAANPLNDAYLTSKYRYAAWASSLEVAGGKVPADNLRLTLDYRAPFHLPGIGRLLGARQSADGPFVMSVRSVVELESHAPHGPSAAGGTTTNAARPLGISYVPQAD